One Bombus vancouverensis nearcticus unplaced genomic scaffold, iyBomVanc1_principal scaffold0024, whole genome shotgun sequence genomic region harbors:
- the LOC143304143 gene encoding uncharacterized protein LOC143304143, with protein MITKDISNIHNYSLDVKKYINNQLEDTLDYLHGLIAEIPQSVPGPSTTKRPKVLKKKGYRRKETIPENDIINTDNTVTDSAVHDKTENKDVKTGDVLETTIDRTKRKAAIKAAINIKKQQSMSLVTKLRRLTLDDDSNVNRKREGRPKKKESARSSSDEKNTKGPTKHSKTKKNVLSA; from the exons atgattaccaaagatatatcgaatatacataattattccttggatgttaaaaaatatattaacaaccagcttgaagacactctggattatttacatggtttaattgctgaaataccacaatcagtccctggcccttcaactacaaagaggccgaaagttttgaagaaaaaaggttatcgccgtaaagagactatcccagaaaatgatattatcaatactgacaatacagtaacagattcagcagtacatgataaaacagaaaataaagatgtaaaaactggggatgtgctggaaacaacaattgaccgaacaaaaagaaaggctgcaataaaagctgcaattaatattaaaaagcagcagtcaatgtcacttgttacaaaattacgaaggctaactcttgatgatgacagtaatgtaaat aggaaacgtgaaggccgacctaaaaaaaaggaaagtgctagaagtagttcagatgaaaaaaacacaaaaggtcctacaaaacatagtaaaacaaaaaagaatgttttaagcgcataa